The following proteins are co-located in the Mus caroli chromosome 7, CAROLI_EIJ_v1.1, whole genome shotgun sequence genome:
- the LOC110298971 gene encoding olfactory receptor 52N5 — MLISNNSYEAPQSFILNGIPGLEAVHIWISLPLCTMYIISLVGNLGLVYLIYYEESLHRPMYFFLAMLSLIDLFTCTTTLPNALFIFWFKLKEINFTACLVQMFFVHGFTGVESGVLMLMALDRYVAICYPLRYATILTNPVIAKAGLATFLRGVLLMIPFPFLVKRLPFCRSNVISHTYCDHMSVVKLSCASIKINVIYGLMVALLIGVFDICCISVSYTMILRAVVSLSSADARQKAFSTCTAHISATIITYVPAFFTFFTHRFGGHTIPPSLHIIVANLYLLLPPTLNPIVYGMKTKQIRDSIIKFFHDEKGSR; from the coding sequence ATGCTGATTTCCAACAACTCATATGAAGCCCCGCAGTCTTTCATTCTTAATGGAATTCCCGGTCTGGAAGCAGTGCATATATGGATCTCTCTTCCACTCTGTACAATGTACATCATCTCCCTAGTAGGCAACCTTGGCCTTGTATATCTCATTTACTATGAGGAATCCTTACATCGCCCAATGTATTTCTTTCTGGCCATGCTTTCTCTCATAGACCTGTTTACCTGCACAACCACTCTCCCCAATGCCCTCTTCATTTTCTGGTTCAAACTTAAGGAAATTAACTTCACTGCTTGCCTAGTTCAGATGTTCTTTGTGCACGGATTCACAGGTGTGGAGTCTGGGGTGCTCATGCTCATGGCCTtggaccgctatgtggccatttgCTACCCACTACGCTATGCAACCATACTTACCAACCCTGTCATTGCCAAAGCTGGGCTTGCCACCTTCTTGAGAGGTGTGTTACTGATGATTCCTTTTCCATTCTTGGTTAAACGTTTGCCCTTCTGCCGAAGCAATGTCATCTCCCATACATATTGTGACCACATGTCTGTGGTAAAGTTATCCTGTGCCAGCATCAAAATCAATGTCATCTATGGTCTCATGGTTGCACTTCTGATTGGAGTGTTTGACATTTGTTGTATATCTGTGTCCTACACTATGATCCTCCGGGCAGTGGTCAGCCTGTCCTCTGCAGACGCTCGGCAGAAGGCCTTCAGCACCTGCACAGCCCACATATCTGCCACCATCATTACTTATGTTCCAGCCTTCTTCACCTTCTTTACTCATCGTTTTGGAGGTCACaccatccctccttctcttcatATCATTGTGGCTAATCTTtatcttcttctccctccaactCTAAATCccattgtttatgggatgaagaCTAAGCAGATCAGAGATAGTATCATTAAATTCTTTCACGATGAAAAAGGTTCAAGGTGA